From a single Chlorocebus sabaeus isolate Y175 chromosome X, mChlSab1.0.hap1, whole genome shotgun sequence genomic region:
- the LAMP2 gene encoding lysosome-associated membrane glycoprotein 2 isoform X2, which translates to MVCFRLFPVPGSGLVLVCLVLGAVQSYALELNLTDSGKATCLYAKWQMNFTVRYETTNKTYKTVTISDRGTVTYNGSICGDDQNGPKIAVQFGPGFSWIANFSKAASTYSIDSISFSYNTGDNTTFPDAEDKGIITVDELLAIKIPLNDLFRCNSLSTLEKNDVVQNYWDVLVQAFVQNGTVSTNEFLCDKDKTSTVAPTIHTTVPSPTTTPTPKEKPEAGTYSVNNGNDTCLLATMGLQLNITQDKVASVININPNTTHSTGSCRSHTALLRLNSSTIKYLDFVFAVKNENRFYLKEVNISMYLVNGSVFSIANNNLSYWDAPLGSSYMCNKEQTVSVSGAFQINTFDLRVQPFNVTQGKYSTAQECSLDDDTILIPIIVGAGLSGLIIVIVIAYVIGRRKSYAGYQTL; encoded by the exons gagctgtgCAGTCTTACGCATTGGAACTTAATTTGACAGATTCAGGAAAAGCCACTTGCCTTTATGCAAAATGGCAGATGAATTTCACAGTACGCTATGAAACTACAAATAAAACttat aaaactgTAACCATTTCAGACCGTGGCACTGTGACATATAATGGAAGCATTTGTGGGGATGATCAGAATGGTCCCAAAATAGCAGTGCAGTTTGGACCTGGCTTTTCCTGGATTGCGAATTTTAGCAAGGCGGCATCTACTTATTCAATTGACAGCATCTCATTTTCCTACAACACTGGTGATAACACAACATTTCCTGATGCTGAAGATAAAG GAATTATTACTGTTGATGAACTTTTGGCCATCAAAATTCCATTGAATGACCTTTTTAGATGCAATAGTTTATCAACTTTGGAAAAGAATGATGTTGTCCAGAACTATTGGGATGTTCTTGTACAAGCTTTTGTCCAAAATGGCACAGTGAGCACAAATG agTTCCTGTGTGATAAAGACAAAACTTCAACAGTGGCACCCACCATACACACCACTGTGCCATCTCCTACTACAACACCTACTCCAAAGGAAAAACCAGAAGCTGGAACCTATTCCGTTAATAATGGCAATGATACTTGTCTGCTGGCTACCATGGGGCTGCAGCTGAACATCACTCAGGATAAG GTTGCTTCAGTTATTAACATCAACCCCAATACAACTCATTCCACAGGCAGCTgccgttctcacactgctctaCTTAGGCTGAATAGCAGCACCATTAAGTATCTTGACTTTGTCTTTGCTGTG aaaaatgaaaaccgaTTTTATCTGAAGGAAGTGAACATCAGCATGTATTTGGTTAATGGCTCCG tttTCAGCATTGCAAATAacaatctcagctactgggatgCCCCCCTGGGAAGTTCTTATATGTGCAACAAAGAGCAGACTGTTTCAGTGTCTGGAGCATTTCAGATAAATACCTTTGATCTAAGGGTTCAGCCTTTCAATGTGACACAAGGAAAGTATT CTACAGCCCAAGAGTGTTCGCTGGATGATGACACCATTCTAATCCCAATTATAGTTGGTGCTGGTCTTTCAGGCTTGATTATCGTTATAGTGATTGCTTACGTAATTGGCAGAAGAAAAAGTTATGCTGGATATCAGACTCTGTAA